TTTCCCTGTCCAAAGGTTTAGCAGCGTGCATTTTGACCAGCCATctattaaaataatgtatatatgatatCTGTTTTGTGTCCATGGACTTATATTTTATGAGAAAATACACGTGATTTATCTATCAGCAGTGGATATACATCACATAATCAAACACAACAAAGACATATTCATAGACAACGAATTTATACTACCAGTCAGTGATGGAAAAGTAAACTCTGGTGCCATTTACTGAGCTATACCATACAGCCAAGCATGTGTGGTGTGGACACATAAATATCATACGTGTGTATTCTTTAAACCTCTCCAAGCCACAATGTTTGTCGCACAATTGTCTAGAACATCTTTGAGTGCTGTAGTGTTAAATTTCCCCTTCATTTAAGGAGTTAAGCCCAAAACAGTTAAAGCATGAcagtgcccctgtgcacaaagtatCTATAGCTCTATGAAGACAAGGATTGCCAAGGGTAGCGTGAAAGAacaagtgtcctgcactgagccttGACCTCAACCTCAATTGTAACATTTGACTGCACCAAAGGCCTCCTCaaccaacatcagtgcctgacttAATGCTCCTGTAACAGATTGAGCAAATTTCCATAGTCACTAAAAATCAGAGCTCTAAAATCAGACAGCAGTGGAACAGAAGAGGAGTATTAAAATCAGGAATGGGGAtttcaaaaagcacatatgcGTGTCCACAAAGCTTTGGCCttatacaggtgctggtcatataattagaatattatcaaaaagttgatttatttcactaattccattgaaaacgtgaaacttgtatattatattcattcattacacacagactgatctatttcaaatgtttatttcttttaattttgatgattataactgacaattaaggaaaatcccaaattcagtatctcagaaaattagaatatcacttaagaccaatacaaagaaacaatttttagaaatctgggcaccctgaaaagtatgagcatgtacagcactcaatacttagttggggctccttttgcctgaattactgcagcaatgcggcAACAAGTTGAACAGACTTAAATGCAGATGAACAAGAGATGATGCAGTCTCTTATCTCACGAGGAGACTCATCTCCTCTCAAGAGTCTCCTTTCAGATCATCTTGTTTGTAATTtaaatttttccagagatgccaatcaacctaccatgcaggtctttggaccgggggaggaaaccggagtacccggaggaaacccccgaggcacggggagaacatgcaaactccacacacaaggcggaggcgggaatcgaacccccaaccctggaggtgtgaggcgaacgtgctaaccactaagccaccgtgccccccatattatcatatattttgcaaaaatttTTGTAAtctttggtataataaacctcattaatatgcaaaaatgcctcattttctagtaaaaagaaaaacagaaattttgaattattttcactatagaggcacaaaagttgatgcacaattacaggctggtgtatttcaaaggcaggagattgttttgaaaccattttgaccatttttaatgtcagcaaataataaaacctgtttttttccaggccaaattggtttttataaatcaaaaattatacaattatcaccattctgtgtgtaatatctattttacacttgtaatatctattttgcccacctgatgtcatctgatcaaccaacaacagtctacacacacacacacccactcaaaaacatggcataatttcatgtgaataaaacttcttttacactccttatgtttttttattatacttaatttatggaTGATAAACCTTATaaaattttgccatgttttgagtaaaataagcagaaattattaggccaaagctgactgatgcaactaaatgtataaataagagagaggaaacaaatatgatttacaaaacacatgtattttatttttgaacttctttatagaaatatgaatgcgtgtgtgtgtgtgtgagtgtgaaatgtttaaaaatatgtagcctttgttttgtctagagGCCAACTGAAGTGCAATGTctaatgctttgaacagtgtttgtgtgtgtgaagcttcttggtagatcagattttgcccccagctggacttGGCATctgacaagtgtgaaatatttacaaatgagaagcttttgttttttctggaggcctaatgaattgcaatgcccaatgcttgtgtgtgtgtgtgcgtgcgtgcgtgtatgtgtagcatcatttcggtagatcatattttgccctctgctaggcgaaggcatatcaaaagtatgaaatatttacaaatggttgacttttttttttttctggaggcctaatgaaatgcaatgcacaatttgtgtgtgtttgtgtgtgtgcatgtgtgtgtggggtgtgagtgtgtgttttgggtgcgtgtgttagtggacattttatgtgtgcatttttgtgtctgtatgtatgttcattgcgctgaaaagggcaaaggtgtgacctattgccctaCTAAATGTGGCCacgtcaaaatgacccaagctgTTCCAAAATGCAAAGTATATAttgttctgaacacatagttcaaagaaaatagacaaaattaattttgcttgcaaagttcataatttggaacaattctggtaaatttcaggcaaatatgtggaagaaaacccaagttatgacacattaaaattTTTCAGccgggtcaaaaagacccagggaaaATATTAAGGTTAAAGAGGGTCCTGGCTTTAAAAGACCTATACAACAGATCTGACTGTTatgcctgtctgtctggtttGACTGGAGAAAAGTGAAAGGTTAACATCGCTGTCAAAATCCACCACAGCACATTCATTGAGGTGAGCAGTAGCTCAGTGATTAGGATGTTGGACTATGGATCGAAAGGTCATGTGTTCcaccacagccaagctgccaacACTGGGCcctttagcaaggcccttaaccctcaactgctgtttaataaataagtggATATAAAAGgtctttaaatgtatatttatttgggTGCAAAATGGAACAATTTCAgcagtttttaaaattttatttttcttctttgccTTTTGTTTTGCGGTAGACCATTTCTTTAAAGCTGGAAAGGATTTTGCTCTCcctcttccttctttcctcttGGTTGAAGGAGGCGAGGGCTCTCTTCTCATCCGCACTATAAATTTGATTTTCCTTTCTTAATCTGACCGCCTCCATACGCCGATGTCTGTGGGATTATCAAGCATAAAGAGTCATTAGACAAAACACACCATGAACAGTGCACCTTAATTATGCACATTAATGCCGGAAATAAAACTAACATGCAGGCAGTTCCGATTTGGGACACTTTCATACGTGGTTATGAAATCTACTGTGTATCTGATACATCGCAATACAGCTTCTGTTAAGTTAATTCAAATCAAGCTGTGTCATAATTTTGCATTGACAGGAAATAGGGATGATGACAGTGAAGGAGGATTTTAAGTCCTTGGATGGTGAGGTAACAGAGCTCATCAACATTTATGGCAGTGGTGCCCAACCTGGAAAGGGCCGGTgcgggtgcaggttttcattccaatcaagcataagccacaccagccctttgtggataagattggacacagCTGATTTATGGTGATGCTGTAAAGCAAAATTGGAAGGTACATATTGCGACCTCTGTGTTTGAAGCAGCAACAAAGCAAAGTAAAACGTTTAaaatcagaatttaaaaaaaccaAAGGACATGAAACAAAAAAGTGGTATTAACCTCAATTAAGGTGCCCTTTTTACAGCAAGCTTGCAATTTTGCAGGCTCAAAATTGTTCTTTGGAGCCTATCAGTAAGTTTAGGAgtgctgtgtgttcagactATTGACCGCTACAGCACACACTGAAAAATTGTCGACAGCCTGTGGTGGAAATTTTTACTGAGGAGTTGTTTGTAAGGCTCTGACCTTCTATGCTCGTGACTGGTAGTTgtttgtgactagaaattgttattaccaGTGAGTGTTTTTGTAGAATATGACAAGGACAAGGGGAACTGAAGATGAGTTGGTGAGACGTAGGCTCATAAACAGCTTCTAGCAGACTTTGGTAAGGATAAGATTAGCCTGATCAGGAGGTGAGCAGGTGTTATGCATCtaagccaatgattgatgatgtttttttttaatcatgcctGTAAAATCCTGATGTACTCAATGAGCTGGGCCCTGCCTCATGAATTGTGAAACCTCTTTACTCTTGCCCGGGTCTACCAATGTGATACattattttctcaaaaacttccacaacaagcagatttgggccacttttacttGTTGTGTGAATGAAGCCAAAGTCTATTAACCAATGTGTATTGtaagtctttaaaaaaacaacaacaaaacaaaaaacaaacatacctGCTTCCGCTCATCACGTAGCCTGATTTTTCAAAGTCTGCAATCTCGTCACTGGTAAGGCCAATTTCACCTCTCCTAGGTATTCGCTTGCCTGCTTTGACATACTCTGCCATGGCGGCACCTTCACCCGGTAACAGAGCATGTCCAAAACTATAAAATCAAGGAGAGGAAGGAAAAACAGTTTAACTCCATACAGTTTTTATATTCAACTTGTACTGTGCAACAATAACTTAATGAGTAAGAAAATACAAATGTAGATACGCACTCCAATGGTTTATCATCCTGAGCCATGTGAGTTAGAGGAGCTTCAGGTCCAACCACATGATCATCAAGTCGAGTTTTCTCCACCCACAGTTCTTGGAGctcatcatcttcctcttcagaCTGATCGCTGCTGGAACTGCTGGACTCTTTGCGGCTCTTTTtagccttcttcttcttcttcttcctgtggTAATAAATATGTCAGCAAATGTTATTACTTATTGTTGATGCTATTACTTTCTTGTTCAAAAAGCCACAGCTCTGCATGGTGTAGCATTTTCTTCCACACACCTGATCAATCTTATTtatcaaatcataaaaaaatgtaaccaaTTATTAATCAATATAAGTTGAATTTGATATCTTAGAAGAAGGaaattatataatacatacattataatattcatacgttaaaaaaattcttactgactttttgtttttcttcttctttttcttcttcttgaccTCTTCTGTAAACaacaaacatatttatatatatatgattagtCTGAGTAAAACAGAGGCTCAGTCAAAAATAACTCCTAGTTTAACAAGGAATACACTACAGCAGGGTCACTCAACTCCTCAGTGCCATCAACATCACCACCTGATTAATAACAATTACCCCACATGAGTTGGTAATGGCATGCTGTGGTGGAAACTCTTGCAGGAATAGAGTTGAGAGACCTTCCAATTATCTATGTATGATTGTGTAACCATTAGCCACACTGAATACATATAGCATTACAATACAACATACCGGGAGGAGGAAAGCAGTTCAAATGAACCgttgaaaagaataaaatggaCCAACCTTCTGAGTCACTTTCTGATCCACTGTCCTCTGAGTGCTTGTgcgctttctttttttttgatttccgtttctttttcttttttttcttctcctctgtaAATAAGAAATTGAGGAGTCAACAACAGTACACTTTAAATCAATTTACTTCACTGGGGATCCAACGTGgcataaatgtaagtcactaaATCACCTTCTGAACTTGTCTCTGAGCTGTTGTGCTTCACATCATCTTCAACTGGGGTGTGTTCATCTGAGCTGGGGGAAGGAAAACAACAGTGACTTGAGCACACAGCGGTTTCATGATACATAGTAAGtcgtcctagccacataaagtgcatctgtgaaacctggtacaaacagtgcaggacaagacaaaaagatctcacacacagtctgctATTAGAAAGCAGATGGCATATTTCTGCATCCAAACTTTCACTCATACTTACTCTGGGTCTCGGACTCTTGGTGAATAGCCCCAGACCTCTGGGCATCCCAGCTCGCCGATTCTTTCACGCTCTTGCAAGCGTCtgaataaagaaaaggaaaatgaatCACATGTTAAACATGACTTCTCCCAACCTTAAAGTCATCAGTAACAGTTTCATTAACAGTGTGAGTCTGACTATAAGCGAGATTATAAACCAATGTGAGATGTTACCTAGCGATGAAAGCTTCTTGTCTCTGCCTTTGGATGTCGTCTCTCTTGTCGTAGTAATCAGATCGTGATCCCCGGTCCCTTTCATCAGCCCACGCCGACTTCTCACGTTCTCTCGACCTGGACCGACTGCGCGAGCTGCCGAACCAGAAGCGGCTCCGACTCCTCTCTTTGCTCTCGAACCATTTTGACTTCCGCTCTTCTGTCCCGTTGTGTCGGTGTTGATCGGTCGCAGGGCTCGTGACACGCTCCCGTGAGCGACTTCGCGCACTTCCGCTGCTCGAGCGGCTCCGGTGGCGCTTTCTCGGGCTGTCAGCCTCCGTGTATTTAGCACTGAGCTCGTGCATCGTTTAGCGTCTTCCTGTTTTTAATTACTGCGCGCGCTGAAACTGTCAACACCTCAGTGTTACTGTAAAATCCACAAAACCGCCCAATGACCGTCAAGTAACACTCTGTAAAACAAGAACACGTATCAGTGATTCTAAAATAAACGCATTTCGGTGAAATAATATCTGGTGTAACTATTATTTACGTCGCCATGTCGTGGGTCGAGGTGAGTTTGTAACGCCGCCCCCTAAAGCTGGATTTCCGGCGGAAAGACGTCatacttcacttcctgtttattattatgattatttttttttagcaattatGTATTTGCAACAATATACATAATGAAACAGCTTCAGTAATATCTGTGAAAGAAAATGCCTTTGTATAAGTtcgtatatttttataaatttcgtataaatattttttcaatgtTTCAGTTTTGTAAACTGAAACAGTTTTACACTAAAACTAAttcctaataataaataattatacttAGCAATAAAACTCGGTTTCTGCTCATAATAGACTTTATTATTTAGTCAATGTCAGGACATTGTTGTCTGGTCTGAATTTGAAGTGGCTTTAGGTTGTTTTGGTAGTTAGTCCTCCACAGTACATGCAAAGATCACACGTGGAtggttattttaatacattctatacattaaaattaattaatatatgtaGTTAACTAAAAATTATTCACGCTATGAGCTTCGCACATTTTGATTTGgtcgttttttttattcttcaataCAAATCCGCAGTGTTTCAATCTTCTCCCGTTCGACTGTATTGGGTTGCTTTGGGTTGCCTTTTACGCgaagacctggcaaccctgattGAAAACAAAAGCACGCGGGGTGGTTGCGTCATAACCTGCCATGAGGTAGAAACAGTTTTACATTGAGGTCCATTTAAGGTCATTATTACTTTTGTAATAGTTTACaatgtacatatataaacatttaatctGACTAGTTAGGGGTGTAAAAATCAAatgcagttaaataaaatacaggaaAAGTAACTTACCTAAACGCAGTTACTGAAAGtgtttaataactttaataacaaacacaagatAGAAGAGTTCATCTGTctgatcattattattcatcCCATCAGGCTGATTTAGTAGGCAGATGTTATTCTGCGCCTGCTGTTGTGCGACTCCTGTTGGTTATACAGAGAGTCGCAGCCTTCCTTCAGCTCCAACAACAGACTTTTTGTTGTCTGCTGCCACAAACCGGCATTGTGTTTTTTAGTACTTCAAAAGCAGAAGCCTCGATACAAACGCCACGCACTGCAGGTATACAATTAATCatcactaaatataaatattttatagacaTGTGACGTTTTCTTTCAGTAATAAATGTGACAGTTAAGTCAACCTAGCATAGCATTTCACACCCTGCTAGCTAGGTTAGCTATGCTACGCTAGCATGCTATGCTACGCTATGCTATCATCGTAGGCCGCATCCTGGCGCCCTACCAGGAGAGAAAAACTGAGCATTCAGCAGCTTGCTAGCCagttaattttttgtttatactCCTTGCAGCATTATCTGGTGATTATATAATTTAGCTTTTGTGTTCGCAACAATCTTATATATCTAAATATCTGCTTATTAATGCCATACTTACTGCATGCCTTGCGACTGGACTAGAAACTTACATTGCTCAGAATTGAATACTTGTGTCTCTTTTTGTTGCTTTATCATTACTTTAGCTTGTTAGCTATAAGGTTTACATCAACAGTGAGTTAATAAGAGTAGAATAATAAAGGTGTTCACATTAGCATGTACTTTAACACccaatacatttttaaacatgtttaatagtccaaataaaataaagaaataaaattgaattaaaaacattGCTTATTCTGGCGacctgttatatacagatgaccAGCGACAGGtttttttacttcctgtgtgagagtttttatttaatatttacattctaAAATagttatgtttatttgtttgtttatatatatatatatatatatatatatatatatatatatatatatatatatatatgaatgaatgatttgtttaGGGAAGATTGACTTTACTGTGCTCACCAAGCTTCTACCACTCTCTTCACAGGGATGTCGAAACTAAAGCTAATATCTGTAACTGACACACAGTATCCTGTGTCATTGCTGGAGGCCATCAGTGAGCAGAGAAACAACGGATTATTTTGTGATGTGACCATAATTGTACAGGAGCGTAAGTTCAGGGCACACAAGACAATGCTATCAGCCTCTAGCACTTACTTCCGTCAGCTGTTTTCAGTTGCAGGGCAAGTGATTGAGCTAAATTTTGTCAAGGCAGACATATTTGAAGAAGTCCTGAATTACATCTACACCGCAAAAATCCACCGAATTCGGTCTGACAAGATTGAAGATCTTATCAGTGCAGGCCAGATCTTGGGAGTCAAGTTTATTGCTAATCTTGCGGCCCCACTTTCACAAGTAAAGGGACTACCTGGCTTGTCAAAAGAAGGGGACAATGgcaatttaaatacaaatgagaaaaatgaaACTGGAGTGGAGAATATGCCAGTCATCACAGAATCATTCACTTTATCTGCTGAAGAATTTAAAATGGTAAGTGGCAGTGTTGACAAAGAAGATCCAGACAATGGTGATGTCCTGTTTGTCTCAGAGGTGGAAGCACCGAAAGCtcagaaaacaaagaaatctcAGGTTATAGATTTGGATAGGGATCAAGGACCAGagcctaaaagaaaaaaaggctcAAACGAAGAAGAACGGAACCCTGAAAAAGGAAATGCCCAACATGAGGAAAGCAAGCTCCCTTCAGAAGGTGAAGTGCCAAAAAAATTCCAAGAAGCCCCAGAGCCCCAGGCAATCCCTACAGCTGTCACTATGTCTCCAAACACCAGTAGTGATGTTATGGCATGTGATACAAGATTGTCCACACAGAGTGCACCCTCTACCCCAGATAATGTGAACAGGCTTACCCCTGACTCTCTAAATACCACTTCTACCATGCCTGTGGAATCCAGTGAAGTCCTTGGAGTTCAGAAGAAGAAGGTTTTATTGGAGCAGTCGCCAGATCGGCCAAGCAAAATCAGACTGTCAGATGTGAGGCCAACCTTCAGCCCTAATAATGGAGCTGGGCTAGATGCTGCTCTGACCAAGAAGACAATTACATTAGACAAAGCCTCAGAAATTGATTCGCTGTCATCAGGATGCAAGGTTTATGCCAACATAGGGGAGAACACGTATGACATTGTTCCTGTGAAAGAATGCTCGGGTGAGGGAGAAGCTCGACCAGCTGCTGGCCGAAAATCACAGACCTCAGTGCAGGGCACAAGCAATCTGTCCCCTGGGTCACCTcgaggaaagaaaaaaggtaaAGCAGAACAAGAAGACCATTATGAACTTATTATGGATGGAAAGACTTTTTACGTGTGCGTTGTGTGCAAGCGTCCCTACGTGTGCCTGACAAGCCTTCGGCGGCATTTTAACACGCACTCATGGGAGAGAAAGTACCCGTGTCGTTACTGTGACAAAGTATTTGCTCTGGCTGAATACAGAACCAAACATGAGATAACTCACACAGGTGAAAGACGATatcaatgtttactgtgtaatgAAATGTTTCTAAACTACCAGTTGTTGTCATCGCATtgcaaacaaatgcacaatcaAGACCCCTCAGGCAGGAAGGAGAAGGACGACACAGACAATAACTTGTACCGCTTACTTCCATGTAAAACACTGCAGTTTAAGCCGTACTCTTTTGTCTCTGGCGAGACCGGAGGGATTCCAATCATTAATGAAAATGGGATTGTGCAGCACGTTAACCCTGCCAGGCCACATTTCACAAACCAGGAACTCCATTCAAGTCAGAGCAAAATGTTGAACTGGGATGATATCTTTGTCGAACCCGATGCACACACTCGGCCAGGGGCTCATGCACGACCCGGACCCCCTCCTCGACCCGCAAACCAAATAAATGTAGACAACACAACAGAGTTTGAATTTGTCATACCAGAAACATACTGAGCTGGCATGTTCACATATCTGATTACTATGGTGCCTTTTAATGTTGCAGGTTTCAAAGAAATGCATCAACTGGAAAAGTTAGTAAGTTAATTAAACAGACAGAATATGCTTGTTATTCAAGATGGGTTTCTGGGGTTTTGTCAGAATCATATGTCAAATTTGACTTTACAGAACAGTTTATATCTGTAAATTGTTCTGTAGCTCTTAATTGCAtttgtctttaaataataatgctTTGAAACTTGGCAGTACTTCTCATACAACGGAtttcttttaacttttaatataAAGGTACAATGTGGACATGATGAAAACccacaaaaaaaccccaataGTTTCCTACACTAATCAGACTGTGGATATTACTTAATTAGAAACCATGTGAATTCATGTTGCAGTATGCCAGAATGAAAGGAAAAGTCAAGGAAACAATCAAAGCACTTCATATTATTCCTTTAATCTGTGACAAACATTGAATTGCTGTGGGAAAAAATGATGAATGGTATCAATGGAGAAATTGTATGAGTTTGTGGGGTAAATACATGTTCACTTAATTCTGTTTGAATTATGGCATAGTTAAGCATTGTGAGTTTCATTTTACGTGTTTTACATGTTCAACATTTCTGTGGTATTGTTAGTGTGGAGGAACTTCATGATGAGTCAGAGTGCAAACCATTTATACAAAGTGTACAAAATCCCTTGTATCATTCCAGCACACACAAAAGTGGGCGAACGTGCagaagattaacttaaaattcaGTACTggatatattttaaacattctgcggacttttgtttttctttttttatagcGTTTTGGATCTTTCATAATGATTGTCTCAATAGGttctacaataataatacactcCTTTCATTACAGAGAccattcattttacattattcTCTCGATTTTCTTGTCaaacataaatatttgtatttatgatTTGAGTGCAGAGGTGGATGGCAGACATTTGTGAATGTTAGTAATATGTCCATTATTTAGCAGATTGCACTTgtaatattgtacatttttatttatattctgtcCATATAAGGCTGTGTTTCCACCAAGAGTGTATGAATTATTGTGAATTAATGAAGTAAATGGGTGAGCCTTTACTCAGCAGACCATTATCTAACTGTAAGTTGAGGAGTAAATGatagcaattttttttccacatgtgCTTTTCTATATTTCctttttacatatacatatatgtattcCATTATATTCTAGTTAGTGGGTAATGGTTTGGACAGTAGGATGATCATGTGACTCAATATTGCCACAGTCAGAAAGTGAGTGCTCTAACATTTGTTAATCTtacatattaacaaatatttGTACTACTAAAGACCGTTTTAATTGTTTCTATTTTGTTCAGTATTTATTAGGTCTTAGTGCTGTACAATGTGAAATAAACCTTTAGAGTACTTATTTCTCATCGCTGTCAACTACGTGAAAATTTTTTCTCCAGCGTTCATTCTTCATGGTTGTGTCTAGCTATGAATTTCCGACTACTAAGTCTAATAATCTAGCAATCTGAAGTATACAGAAGGTGCTGGTCTACActgttgtctgtttttgtttggaaCCACCAGATCCAGCTCTGCAGTACAAAGGTAAtattaatacacacaaaatgtattttaaacagacacagaaaggATCGTATGTGATTCCTGTTAATTTTTGTGTTTCTGCCATCTACAGATTTTGCTAACAGAtctgtacatttaaaataaataagtaaaaaaaaacatc
The Tachysurus vachellii isolate PV-2020 chromosome 13, HZAU_Pvac_v1, whole genome shotgun sequence genome window above contains:
- the nkap gene encoding NF-kappa-B-activating protein, which gives rise to MHELSAKYTEADSPRKRHRSRSSSGSARSRSRERVTSPATDQHRHNGTEERKSKWFESKERSRSRFWFGSSRSRSRSREREKSAWADERDRGSRSDYYDKRDDIQRQRQEAFIARRLQERERIGELGCPEVWGYSPRVRDPDSDEHTPVEDDVKHNSSETSSEEEKKKKKKKRKSKKKKAHKHSEDSGSESDSEEEVKKKKKKKKNKKKKKKKKAKKSRKESSSSSSDQSEEEDDELQELWVEKTRLDDHVVGPEAPLTHMAQDDKPLDFGHALLPGEGAAMAEYVKAGKRIPRRGEIGLTSDEIADFEKSGYVMSGSRHRRMEAVRLRKENQIYSADEKRALASFNQEERRKRESKILSSFKEMVYRKTKGKEEK
- the zbtb33 gene encoding transcriptional regulator Kaiso produces the protein MSKLKLISVTDTQYPVSLLEAISEQRNNGLFCDVTIIVQERKFRAHKTMLSASSTYFRQLFSVAGQVIELNFVKADIFEEVLNYIYTAKIHRIRSDKIEDLISAGQILGVKFIANLAAPLSQVKGLPGLSKEGDNGNLNTNEKNETGVENMPVITESFTLSAEEFKMVSGSVDKEDPDNGDVLFVSEVEAPKAQKTKKSQVIDLDRDQGPEPKRKKGSNEEERNPEKGNAQHEESKLPSEGEVPKKFQEAPEPQAIPTAVTMSPNTSSDVMACDTRLSTQSAPSTPDNVNRLTPDSLNTTSTMPVESSEVLGVQKKKVLLEQSPDRPSKIRLSDVRPTFSPNNGAGLDAALTKKTITLDKASEIDSLSSGCKVYANIGENTYDIVPVKECSGEGEARPAAGRKSQTSVQGTSNLSPGSPRGKKKGKAEQEDHYELIMDGKTFYVCVVCKRPYVCLTSLRRHFNTHSWERKYPCRYCDKVFALAEYRTKHEITHTGERRYQCLLCNEMFLNYQLLSSHCKQMHNQDPSGRKEKDDTDNNLYRLLPCKTLQFKPYSFVSGETGGIPIINENGIVQHVNPARPHFTNQELHSSQSKMLNWDDIFVEPDAHTRPGAHARPGPPPRPANQINVDNTTEFEFVIPETY